The Dyadobacter sandarakinus DNA window CTTTCGCGCAGCTCATTTTCCGCTGCAACTTTACTGGCAGGATACGCGAGTTGCGGAGCTACCGGATCATCTTCCAGGCCCGGATGCGGGTTGTTTTTAGGGTAAACATGGATAGTACTTGCCAAAATGAAGCGCACTCCGGGTGCATGGGTTTTCGCTGCATGAATCAGGTTGCGGGTGCCTTCGAAATTACTTTTCCAGATCAGATCAGTGTCGCTGGTGCGGAACACTGCTGCAAGGTGGACAATTGCTGAAACATCTTTCACAGCAGCTGCCAGGGACTTAGTATCCAGCAAATCTCCCGCTATGGCTGTCGCCCCGCCTGGCACATGCTTCCCGTCGCGCACCAATGCCCGGCAGTCAAATCCAGCGTCAACAAGCCGTGGCACAAGGCGGGCGCCCACTAAGCCATTTGCGCCCGTGATCAATATGGTTTTCGATGCATTGTTCATATTTTCCTGTTTTTTGATGAACAAAGCTCGGGAGAATCTTGCCGGCAAGGCTGGACGAAAGCCGGTCAGCTCAGGACAAATCCTGGGAAAAACCGGCAATGGTTTTGCCGGTCACCTTTTTGAATAAGCGGGAGAAATAATCCGGGTCGTTGAATCCAAGGTCAAAAGCCAGCTCTTTTACCGAAGTCCATTCATTATAATACAGGCGCCTGCGCGCTTCCAGTATCAAACGGTTCGTTATAAATTCTTTGGGAGAAAGCCCTGAAAAGTGTTTGACAATCTGGTATAAGCTATCCGTACTTACTGCAAGTTCTTTCGCGATGTTCCGGACCGTCGGATGATCTGTGAGGTTGTTTTCAACAAATACCTTGAAACCGATAAACTTCTCCATTCTGTCATCCGCGGGCCTTCCATCCACTGCAAAATAAGCAGTGTTGATCTCTGTCAAAAGGCTGTTCAGATGGGCAAGGATCAGTACCGGGCTGGTGTCGGCAGTACTCAATAAACCAAGGAGAATTTCAAATACGGCTTTTAATCTGATAGCTGCCGCAGGGGAAAAACGGATTTTTTGCCGGTTAAGCGGGTTGAGCAGGAAAGGGAATCGCCGGGGCAGTCGTGAAAAGCATTCTTCATCAAATCCAAGCTTATAATAATCAGACCCGTGGGAGGTAGCGGGGTACTGTTGAACTTGATGGGGTAGCGCAAAAAGCAATTCATGTTTCCCAATCTCCATTGTCTCCAGATCCACAATATGCTGGCAGCGACCATCCAGAACAAAAAGGGAAAAGTAATACTGCAAGCGGCGCGTGAATCCGGATTCAGCAGCGATCTCCCTGGATAAATGTCCAAAATCCGGAGTAATAATCCGGATTGGTAATTGCTTATTCTGACTGAATTGTTCCGGAAACAAATTTACACTTCGCATGTCTCACATTGATTAAGTAGTCAGATTACAATGGCCAATATAATATGCTTTCCGTTGCCGCCCTGGTGTA harbors:
- a CDS encoding NAD-dependent epimerase/dehydratase family protein — protein: MNNASKTILITGANGLVGARLVPRLVDAGFDCRALVRDGKHVPGGATAIAGDLLDTKSLAAAVKDVSAIVHLAAVFRTSDTDLIWKSNFEGTRNLIHAAKTHAPGVRFILASTIHVYPKNNPHPGLEDDPVAPQLAYPASKVAAENELRESGLNWSILRFPFVYGEGDNHLETLPEHVIAAKWHPAMRMSTIHHRDIATAVNMALAGTMDGRIVNVSDDAPTSLYELSKLAGVTMESNSEPLTDPWYLHSDSSLARSLGFQPVVRTVYQAINDNLL
- a CDS encoding AraC family transcriptional regulator, translating into MRSVNLFPEQFSQNKQLPIRIITPDFGHLSREIAAESGFTRRLQYYFSLFVLDGRCQHIVDLETMEIGKHELLFALPHQVQQYPATSHGSDYYKLGFDEECFSRLPRRFPFLLNPLNRQKIRFSPAAAIRLKAVFEILLGLLSTADTSPVLILAHLNSLLTEINTAYFAVDGRPADDRMEKFIGFKVFVENNLTDHPTVRNIAKELAVSTDSLYQIVKHFSGLSPKEFITNRLILEARRRLYYNEWTSVKELAFDLGFNDPDYFSRLFKKVTGKTIAGFSQDLS